From Candidatus Manganitrophus morganii, the proteins below share one genomic window:
- a CDS encoding carbamoyltransferase, producing the protein MASTVLGISAYYHDSAAALLRDGEIVAAAQEERFTRRKHDARFPEQAIAYCLKEGGVRLTDLEAIVFYDKPLVKFERLLETYLAEAPRGYRSFAAAMPVWLKEKLFLKPQLKKELARLGQCGAPALPPLYFAEHHQAHAASAFYPSPFSRAAVLCMDGVGEWATTSVWLGEDHTLTPQWQIDFPHSLGLLYSAFTYYTGFKVNSGEYKLMGLAPYGEPAYVDLILKQLLDLKEDGTFRLNMDYFHYTTGLTMTNAKFNALFGGPPRAPEEKLTQREMNLARSIQAVTEEVVLRLARTIHRELGVDALCLAGGVALNCVANGRLLREGPMREIWIQPAAGDAGGALGAALAFRHQYQGQPRTATRTDRMAGAYLGPRFSASEIKGYLDSVGAVYELLDDAPLMESVAEILAREQVVGWFQGRMEFGPRALGARSIIGDPRSEKMQSVMNLKIKYRESFRPFAPSVLFESVSDFFDLDRPSPYMLLTASVREEHRLPMTSEQQRLFGIDKLNVKRSSIPAVTHIDYSARIQTVHKETNPRYHRLLQAFQQRTGCPVLVNTSFNVRGEPIVCTPEDAYRCFMRTEMDYLVLENFLLAKQKQPVWEKEDDWKETFELD; encoded by the coding sequence ATGGCGTCAACCGTTTTAGGCATTTCGGCATATTATCACGACAGCGCCGCGGCGTTGCTGCGCGACGGCGAAATCGTCGCCGCCGCCCAGGAGGAACGCTTCACCCGGCGGAAGCACGACGCCCGGTTTCCAGAACAGGCGATTGCCTACTGTTTGAAGGAGGGGGGCGTCCGCCTGACCGATCTTGAAGCGATCGTCTTCTACGATAAGCCTCTGGTGAAATTCGAGCGGCTGCTCGAAACCTACCTCGCCGAAGCCCCCCGGGGGTATCGCTCCTTCGCCGCCGCCATGCCGGTCTGGCTGAAGGAAAAGCTCTTCCTGAAACCCCAACTGAAAAAGGAGTTGGCCCGCCTTGGACAATGCGGGGCGCCGGCGCTCCCGCCGCTCTATTTCGCCGAGCACCATCAGGCCCACGCCGCCTCCGCCTTTTATCCCAGCCCCTTTTCCCGCGCCGCGGTCCTCTGCATGGACGGGGTCGGAGAGTGGGCGACGACCTCGGTCTGGCTGGGGGAGGACCATACGCTGACCCCGCAATGGCAGATCGATTTTCCCCACTCCCTCGGCCTCCTTTATTCGGCCTTTACCTATTACACCGGCTTCAAGGTCAACTCCGGAGAGTATAAATTGATGGGCCTGGCCCCCTACGGCGAGCCGGCGTATGTCGATCTGATCCTGAAGCAGTTGTTGGATCTGAAAGAAGACGGGACCTTCCGTCTGAACATGGACTATTTTCACTACACCACCGGTCTGACGATGACGAACGCCAAGTTCAATGCGCTCTTCGGCGGACCGCCGCGCGCCCCGGAAGAAAAATTAACGCAACGGGAAATGAATCTCGCCCGTTCGATCCAGGCGGTGACGGAAGAGGTCGTTTTGCGTCTGGCGAGAACGATTCATCGCGAGCTGGGGGTCGATGCGCTTTGTCTGGCCGGCGGCGTCGCCCTCAATTGCGTTGCCAACGGACGGCTCCTTCGGGAAGGCCCGATGCGGGAGATCTGGATTCAACCGGCGGCCGGCGACGCCGGCGGCGCGCTCGGCGCGGCCCTCGCCTTCCGGCACCAATATCAGGGACAGCCTCGGACCGCGACCCGGACCGATCGGATGGCCGGCGCGTATTTGGGGCCCCGGTTCAGCGCGTCCGAGATCAAGGGCTATCTCGACTCCGTCGGCGCCGTTTATGAACTTCTGGACGACGCGCCGTTGATGGAATCGGTCGCGGAGATTCTCGCTCGGGAACAGGTCGTCGGATGGTTTCAGGGGCGGATGGAATTCGGACCGCGCGCGCTCGGCGCCCGCTCCATTATCGGCGATCCCCGCAGTGAAAAAATGCAATCGGTCATGAATCTGAAGATCAAATACCGGGAATCGTTCCGGCCGTTCGCCCCCTCGGTTCTCTTTGAATCGGTCTCCGATTTCTTTGATCTCGATCGTCCGAGTCCGTATATGTTGCTGACCGCTTCGGTCCGCGAGGAGCACCGTCTTCCGATGACCTCCGAGCAGCAACGCCTCTTCGGCATCGATAAACTCAACGTCAAACGCTCTTCGATCCCCGCCGTGACCCACATCGATTATTCCGCCCGGATTCAAACGGTGCACAAGGAGACGAATCCCCGCTACCACCGACTCCTTCAGGCCTTTCAGCAACGGACCGGCTGTCCCGTTCTGGTGAACACCTCCTTCAATGTTCGCGGGGAGCCGATCGTCTGCACGCCGGAAGACGCCTACCGCTGTTTCATGCGGACCGAAATGGATTACCTGGTCCTGGAAAATTTCTTGCTGGCCAAACAGAAACAACCTGTCTGGGAAAAAGAGGATGACTGGAAAGAGACGTTCGAGCTGGATTGA
- a CDS encoding HTTM domain-containing protein: protein MKTKHPSKPASHLSPSPRISGPELQTEGSISIFGSEEKRLILLIRLLAVFVLLCLGFSWKLWTSSRRYPLVPLFGLIPAFSYPFDYLFLALFSGLLLALVIQPRSKMWVGLIVAAFTILFLQDQSRIWPSFYQFFFCFLLLLTYRRDAGEEEAHRILAGFRFILAAVYFWGGVQKLNTHFFNEEFPWFIRPLTDLLPYDIPTLPTLGVFAALFEVLFAIGLLTKRFRAIALYDAMLMHALIFFLIGPFRNDWNNSAWIWGQTMAAQAWLLFYKAPPFAFKKMFAAPRFYNLPQALAVLFIGILPLLNNVNRWDSALSFNVYTGNVSHGQIRMHPDVAPRLPAELSAFVTERDGWAVLDLNAWTLREFNANPYPEKRIFKAVLDTICSHVPDRSVRLFLTEKSGWFFPKSTHQYGCGKI from the coding sequence ATGAAGACGAAACACCCATCGAAACCGGCTTCGCACCTGAGCCCCTCGCCGCGAATCAGCGGGCCGGAATTGCAGACGGAGGGGTCGATATCGATCTTCGGGAGCGAAGAAAAACGGCTGATCTTATTGATCAGACTTCTCGCCGTTTTCGTTTTGCTCTGCCTCGGCTTTTCCTGGAAGCTCTGGACTTCCAGCCGGCGCTATCCTCTGGTTCCCCTCTTTGGTCTCATTCCGGCTTTTTCCTATCCGTTCGATTATTTGTTTCTCGCCCTCTTCTCCGGCCTCCTTCTCGCCCTGGTCATCCAGCCTCGGTCGAAAATGTGGGTCGGGTTGATCGTTGCGGCTTTTACGATTCTCTTTCTACAGGATCAGAGCCGCATCTGGCCGTCGTTTTATCAGTTCTTTTTCTGTTTCCTCCTTCTGCTCACCTACAGAAGGGATGCGGGCGAGGAGGAAGCGCATCGCATTCTCGCCGGATTTCGGTTCATCCTCGCCGCGGTTTATTTCTGGGGTGGCGTCCAGAAGCTGAACACCCATTTTTTCAACGAGGAATTCCCCTGGTTCATCCGGCCGCTGACCGATCTTCTGCCGTACGACATTCCCACCCTGCCGACCCTCGGCGTTTTTGCGGCGCTCTTCGAAGTGCTCTTCGCGATCGGACTTCTGACGAAGCGGTTTCGCGCCATCGCCCTCTACGATGCGATGTTGATGCATGCGCTTATTTTTTTCCTCATCGGACCGTTCAGAAACGACTGGAACAACAGCGCCTGGATCTGGGGCCAGACGATGGCGGCGCAGGCCTGGCTGCTCTTTTACAAAGCGCCGCCGTTTGCGTTCAAAAAAATGTTCGCCGCCCCCCGTTTCTACAACCTCCCGCAGGCGCTCGCCGTCCTCTTTATCGGAATCCTCCCGCTTCTGAATAATGTGAATCGCTGGGATTCCGCCCTCTCGTTCAACGTTTATACGGGGAACGTCAGCCACGGCCAAATCCGGATGCACCCCGATGTGGCGCCCCGTCTGCCGGCCGAGCTTTCGGCCTTTGTGACCGAGCGCGACGGTTGGGCGGTGCTCGATTTGAATGCCTGGACCCTCCGCGAGTTCAACGCCAATCCCTATCCGGAAAAAAGAATCTTCAAAGCGGTGCTCGACACGATCTGTTCTCACGTGCCGGACAGATCGGTCCGCCTTTTCCTGACCGAAAAATCGGGATGGTTCTTCCCGAAATCGACGCATCAATACGGCTGCGGAAAAATATAA